In the genome of Magnolia sinica isolate HGM2019 chromosome 2, MsV1, whole genome shotgun sequence, one region contains:
- the LOC131229990 gene encoding citrate-binding protein-like translates to MSSIFPLAFAAISLLCIHGALGWASSDPTYGFVSVPLNSSNFHIQKPYDLQISDRYSFIDGVHKLWVYSTDKPLSRGSNTNPRSEILIRGYSYSSGVWQFEGYGFVPNGTTGVCIMQVFGASTRNTTAMMRVYNGSLTYYRTPIIVPYIYDRWFRLNVIHDVGAKKVSIFIDGVLKLTVDDHGGASHYFKCGVYEQNDPSYYMESRWKDIKVLKKCD, encoded by the exons ATGAGTTCTATCTTTCCTTTAGCCTTTGCCGCCATCTCCCTTCTATGCATCCATGGTGCATTGGGCTGGGCCTCTAGTGACCCCACATACGGGTTTGTCTCTGTTCCACTCAATAGCTCGAACTTTCACATCCAAAAACCCTACGACCTGCAGATTAGTGATCGTTATAGCTTCATAGATGGAGTTCACAAGCTGTGGGTCTACTCTACCGACAAGCCTCTCTCTCGAGGAAGCAACACAAATCCTCGCAGTGAGATACTTATACGA GGATATAGTTATTCTTCCGGAGTCTGGCAATTTGAAGGGTATGGATTTGTGCCGAATGGGACAACGGGTGTGTGCATTATGCAGGTCTTTGGTGCAAGCACACGCAACACGACTGCGATGATGAGGGTGTACAATGGTTCTCTCACATACTACAGGACCCCGATCATTGTCCCTTACATCTATGATCGATGGTTCCGTCTAAATGTCATCCACGATGTCGGTGCGAAAAAAGTTAGCATTTTCATCGATGGGGTTTTAAAGTTAACAGTGGATGATCATGGAGGGGCCTCTCATTACTTCAAATGTGGTGTTTATGAACAGAATGACCCTTCCTACTACATGGAGTCTCGTTGGAAGGATATCAAGGTCTTGAAAAAATGTGACTAA